A region from the Marinobacter sp. SS13-12 genome encodes:
- a CDS encoding Crp/Fnr family transcriptional regulator — MPEASAFHEQNHLLAALPDSAKARIFPKLKLVEMNLGDVIYESGQPIEFVYFPTNCIISLLYVMINGSSAEISVVGNEGMAGIAVFMGGDSTPSRTVVQSKGFAYRMHSRELKDEFDNSPEVRVLTLRYTQALITQMSQTAVCNRHHSIDQQLCRWLLLSLDRLHDNHLTMTQELIANMLGVRREGVTEAAGKLQDLGIIEYHRGHINVIDRPGLEALSCECYAVVKRETDRLTSGYVNY; from the coding sequence ATGCCCGAAGCTTCAGCCTTTCACGAACAGAATCATTTGCTGGCCGCCTTGCCGGACAGCGCCAAGGCGCGGATTTTCCCAAAGCTCAAACTGGTGGAAATGAACCTGGGGGATGTGATTTACGAATCCGGCCAGCCCATTGAGTTTGTCTACTTTCCGACCAATTGCATCATTTCCCTGCTTTACGTCATGATCAACGGCTCGTCTGCCGAAATCTCGGTGGTCGGAAACGAGGGAATGGCCGGCATTGCCGTCTTCATGGGAGGAGACAGCACCCCCAGCCGAACGGTTGTGCAGAGTAAGGGGTTCGCCTATCGAATGCATTCTCGGGAACTCAAGGATGAGTTCGATAACAGCCCCGAGGTACGGGTCCTGACCCTGCGTTACACCCAGGCGCTGATCACCCAGATGTCCCAGACGGCAGTGTGTAATCGCCACCACTCGATTGACCAGCAACTGTGTCGCTGGTTGCTGTTATCCCTCGATCGCCTTCATGACAATCATCTAACGATGACCCAGGAACTCATCGCCAACATGCTGGGTGTCCGCCGTGAGGGCGTCACCGAGGCGGCTGGCAAACTGCAGGATCTGGGGATTATCGAATATCATCGCGGCCACATTAACGTGATTGACCGTCCAGGGCTCGAGGCACTGAGCTGCGAATGCTACGCCGTGGTCAAGCGGGAAACTGACCGCCTGACCTCGGGCTACGTCAATTACTGA